GGGCAGACGAGCATGAGGCAGCCATGAGCACTGGGCGTACGCACGCACCCCGCCTGATCCTGGCACTGGCCATCCTGCTGCAGGGGTGCAGCAGCGGCCCGGACTACCGCCGGCCGGCGGTCGACGTGCCGGCGGCGTTCAAGGAAAGCGGCCCGGCGGGCTGGAAGGCGGCGGCACCGGCCGACGCGCTGCCGCGCGACGGCTGGTGGGCGCGCTACCGCGACCCGGCGCTCGATGCGCTGATCGCGCGGCTCGGCGACGACCAGCCCGCCATCGCGCTGGCGGGCGCGCGCTACCGCGAGGCGCTGGGGCAGGCGGGCGCGGCGCGCGCCGCCTTGTGGCCGTCGCTGTCGGCGGGCTGGTCCGACAGCCTGGGCCGCAATGCCGCCGACGGCACGAGCCGCAGCCGCCGGCTGGGGCTGGAGGCGGCGTGGGAGGCCGACCTGTGGGGCCGCCTGCGGCGGCAGGCCGAAGCGGGCGAGGAGGGCGGCCGCGCGGCGGCGGCCGATCTCGCCGCCGTCCGCCTGTCGGTGCAGGCCAGCCTGGCGCAGGCCTACTTCCTGCTGCGCGTGCAGGATGCGCGGCAGGAACTGCTCGACGCCACGGTCGCCGCGTACGGCCGGGCCGTCGAACTGACGCGCAACCGCCTCGCGGTGGGGATCGCCACCCCGGCCGACGTGGCGCAGGCGCAGACCCAGTTGCATTCGACGCGCGCGCTCGCGGCCGACAACCGCGTGGCGCGGGCGCAACTGGAGCACCTGCTGGCGACCCTGCTGGGGAGGCCGCCGGCGGACTTCGCGCTGCCGCCCGACCCGTTGAGGCCGGCGGATTTCAGCCCGCCACCGGTGCCTGCCGGGCTGCCTTCGGAACTGCTGGAGCGGCGCCCCGACGTGGCCGCGGCCGAGCGCCGGGTGGCGGCGGCCAACGCGGAGATCGGCGTGGCGCGGGCGGCGTGGTTTCCCAGCCTCACATTGAGCGCTTCGCGCGGCCAGTCCGCGGCGCACTATG
This DNA window, taken from Thauera sp. K11, encodes the following:
- a CDS encoding efflux transporter outer membrane subunit; its protein translation is MSTGRTHAPRLILALAILLQGCSSGPDYRRPAVDVPAAFKESGPAGWKAAAPADALPRDGWWARYRDPALDALIARLGDDQPAIALAGARYREALGQAGAARAALWPSLSAGWSDSLGRNAADGTSRSRRLGLEAAWEADLWGRLRRQAEAGEEGGRAAAADLAAVRLSVQASLAQAYFLLRVQDARQELLDATVAAYGRAVELTRNRLAVGIATPADVAQAQTQLHSTRALAADNRVARAQLEHLLATLLGRPPADFALPPDPLRPADFSPPPVPAGLPSELLERRPDVAAAERRVAAANAEIGVARAAWFPSLTLSASRGQSAAHYGALLDTPARVWSLGAALALTLFDGGERRALEAAAQARYDASAAGYRQAVLDAFREVEDALAALGGLEEEAEAVAAAVRSARESEQQTLNRYKAGMVDYLSVVTVQATTLGNERQALDVFGRRLAASVDLVRALGGGWPGDDALRLADGE